One part of the Lentimicrobium sp. L6 genome encodes these proteins:
- the elbB gene encoding isoprenoid biosynthesis glyoxalase ElbB — MKKFAIILSGCGVFDGAEIHEATLSMLAVMMHGGVYEIFAPDIKQHHVINHITGEEMDEERNVLIESARIARGKISPMSAFQAEEFDALLIPGGFGAAKNLSDFAFKGAEAGVFIQVKDAIQEMHRMGKPIGALCISPALIALTLDNVDLTIGNDKATIEALEALNAHHLETSHGEVVHDKAENIFTTPCYMLDATILEIAIGAENIVKAMMESME, encoded by the coding sequence ATGAAAAAATTTGCAATCATTCTATCGGGATGTGGTGTTTTTGATGGCGCCGAAATCCATGAAGCCACCTTAAGTATGTTAGCCGTGATGATGCACGGAGGAGTCTATGAAATATTTGCACCTGATATTAAACAACATCATGTAATCAATCACATCACTGGTGAAGAGATGGACGAGGAAAGAAATGTGTTGATAGAGTCCGCCAGAATTGCCAGAGGAAAGATCAGCCCCATGAGCGCTTTCCAAGCTGAAGAGTTCGATGCTTTATTGATTCCGGGTGGATTTGGAGCTGCTAAAAACCTCTCCGATTTTGCCTTTAAAGGAGCTGAAGCTGGTGTTTTTATCCAAGTGAAAGATGCCATTCAGGAAATGCATAGAATGGGAAAACCCATTGGAGCCTTATGTATCTCTCCTGCGCTTATTGCCTTAACTTTAGACAATGTAGATTTAACCATAGGAAACGATAAAGCGACCATAGAAGCTCTAGAAGCATTAAATGCACATCATTTAGAAACTTCTCACGGCGAAGTGGTTCACGATAAAGCAGAAAATATTTTTACCACTCCTTGTTATATGCTGGATGCTACTATTCTTGAAATTGCCATTGGTGCCGAGAATATTGTAAAGGCTATGATGGAGAGTATGGAGTAG
- a CDS encoding lamin tail domain-containing protein, giving the protein MKKHFILIVFLVLSFLIHAQVSETFEDGDFTQNPSWIGDESHFIVNPDFQLQLNNEGQSDTSYLVTASSIMDSTSWEFFIKLSFSPSSNNNARVYLTSDQQDLSGSLNGYFLQFGESLSDDAIELFKQNGTEITSICRGTEASVASSFQAKIKVIHKNNGDWIVYSDFNSTGQFQMECQGNDNSISTTSYFGYFCKYTSSNSTKFYLDNIEIQYMEVDTEKPEVEAVVLESSKELNISFSEMILEETAINMLNYNVNQSVGNPVVAILSEGKTEVFLQFENEFLENQEYEIIIENIEDLSGNVMEPTVKTFARVEVSPFDVVINEIMADPTPEIQLPNAEYLEIYNRTSTVITLQGWKLEIGGTLKDFPEANIPANSYLILCKESNISLLAPYGECVGFSSFSLTNGGQLLRLLSPTDIVVHEVEYSDDWYLDPNKDDGGWSLEQINPSDFCSQAINWRAAEDARGGSPGEMNSIYDDTPAFPQASSLEVVDNPLLLLTFNQQMDLQDVLRKSNYIVNPGGIPVQQVMAKDTSSSVFLVFEDQFEIGEHYQLVIDGEIRNCAGQLMDTPAEIDFMVPKIAMEGDVVINEILADPEPAYGLPPYEFLELYNTSNAPIDLAGWTLQTGSTIKTFESYLLEPQEYLIVCEPNAVASFSEFGDTYPISSFSLTNGGTQLVLRNLGGGIIHQVEYDDDWFDDDDKSDGGWSLEAIDPLEYCVEQPNWSESIDARGGTPGSLNSVNGTSGEIEPLRIQRIELLSEMSIRVYFSEKMDSISLAETQSYFIDQGIGQPNTCEIEGPKYNTVILSLNEELSNAVVYTLEIQDGLLECNGSSAGGLFLSFAVPDEIEKGDIVFNEILFDAAIDDGEYIELVNVSEKILETAGLSISRIKVNQYDTTWYIADLESALLFPMDYMAYAESPTQVLKVYYSEQPEQIMQLNSLPDFPNSEGHILLHLSSSTDSIIDELQYNEDMHHSLLKDTKGVSLEKISLNGGNASSNWHSAASSVNYGTPGYQNSQYLEEGESISAFELEPEVFSPDNDGYEDVLQIHYRMQEVGYQLNLIVYDARGRQVNRLVKNELLATEGTYYWNGEDENGQKADMGIYILLFEYFDLEGNVKSEKLSTVLGGKL; this is encoded by the coding sequence TACTAATCGTTTTCTTAGTGCTTTCCTTCCTAATTCATGCCCAAGTTTCTGAGACTTTTGAGGATGGTGATTTTACCCAGAATCCTTCATGGATAGGCGATGAGAGCCATTTCATAGTCAACCCTGATTTTCAATTGCAATTGAATAATGAAGGACAGTCGGATACCTCATATTTGGTCACTGCCAGCTCCATAATGGACAGCACCAGCTGGGAGTTTTTTATAAAACTTTCATTCAGTCCTTCCTCTAATAATAATGCTCGGGTTTATTTGACATCCGATCAACAAGATTTATCCGGTAGTTTAAATGGATATTTCCTTCAATTTGGAGAGTCTTTGAGCGATGATGCCATAGAGTTGTTTAAACAAAATGGAACAGAAATCACCTCCATTTGTAGAGGAACAGAAGCTAGTGTGGCTTCCTCTTTTCAGGCTAAAATAAAGGTGATTCACAAGAATAATGGAGACTGGATCGTTTATTCAGATTTTAATAGCACAGGTCAGTTTCAAATGGAATGCCAAGGAAATGATAATAGCATCAGCACTACTTCTTATTTTGGATACTTCTGTAAATATACCAGCTCTAATTCCACTAAATTTTACTTAGATAACATAGAGATACAATATATGGAAGTGGATACTGAAAAGCCGGAGGTGGAGGCGGTTGTATTAGAATCCTCAAAAGAATTAAATATTAGTTTTAGTGAAATGATTTTGGAAGAGACTGCTATAAATATGCTAAATTATAACGTGAATCAATCTGTTGGTAACCCTGTTGTTGCAATTTTGTCAGAAGGGAAAACAGAAGTCTTTCTGCAATTTGAGAATGAATTTTTGGAGAATCAAGAGTATGAAATCATCATAGAAAATATTGAAGATTTAAGTGGAAATGTGATGGAGCCCACGGTAAAGACATTTGCCAGAGTAGAAGTTTCTCCTTTCGATGTGGTTATTAATGAAATCATGGCAGACCCAACTCCAGAAATACAATTGCCAAATGCAGAGTATCTTGAGATTTATAATAGAACTTCAACCGTAATCACTTTGCAAGGATGGAAGCTAGAAATAGGAGGGACACTAAAAGACTTTCCGGAAGCCAATATCCCTGCCAACTCCTATCTTATTCTTTGTAAAGAAAGTAATATTTCCTTGCTGGCTCCGTATGGAGAGTGTGTTGGCTTTTCTAGTTTTTCTTTAACCAATGGGGGACAGTTATTGCGCTTATTAAGCCCAACGGATATTGTGGTTCATGAAGTAGAATACAGCGATGATTGGTATTTGGATCCCAATAAAGATGATGGAGGATGGTCTTTAGAGCAAATTAACCCTTCCGACTTTTGTTCCCAAGCCATCAATTGGAGAGCGGCAGAAGATGCACGAGGTGGAAGCCCAGGCGAAATGAATTCTATTTATGATGATACACCTGCTTTCCCTCAGGCTTCAAGTTTAGAAGTAGTGGATAATCCTCTTTTATTATTGACCTTCAACCAACAAATGGATTTGCAAGATGTTTTAAGAAAATCCAATTATATTGTGAACCCTGGGGGAATTCCAGTTCAACAAGTCATGGCAAAAGATACCAGCAGCTCTGTGTTTTTAGTATTCGAAGACCAATTTGAAATAGGGGAGCATTATCAATTGGTAATAGATGGAGAAATTAGAAATTGTGCAGGCCAGCTCATGGATACCCCAGCCGAGATTGATTTTATGGTGCCGAAAATTGCGATGGAAGGCGATGTAGTGATAAATGAGATATTGGCAGATCCGGAACCCGCTTATGGTTTGCCTCCCTATGAGTTTTTAGAGCTTTATAATACTTCCAATGCCCCTATCGATTTAGCGGGTTGGACCCTGCAAACAGGCTCTACCATAAAAACTTTTGAAAGCTATTTATTAGAGCCTCAAGAATATTTGATTGTTTGCGAGCCCAATGCTGTGGCTAGTTTTTCTGAATTTGGAGATACTTATCCCATATCTAGTTTTTCCTTAACAAATGGTGGAACTCAATTGGTATTACGAAACCTGGGTGGAGGTATTATTCATCAGGTGGAATATGACGATGATTGGTTTGATGATGACGATAAATCAGATGGGGGATGGAGTTTAGAAGCTATTGATCCTTTGGAATATTGTGTGGAGCAGCCCAATTGGAGCGAAAGCATAGATGCTAGAGGAGGAACTCCCGGAAGTTTGAATAGTGTGAATGGAACTTCGGGTGAGATAGAGCCTTTGAGGATTCAGAGAATTGAGCTATTGAGTGAAATGAGTATACGAGTTTATTTCAGCGAAAAAATGGACAGTATCAGCTTGGCGGAAACTCAGAGTTATTTTATAGATCAGGGCATAGGACAGCCCAATACTTGCGAAATAGAAGGACCTAAATATAATACCGTTATTCTTAGTCTAAATGAAGAACTATCTAATGCGGTAGTTTATACCTTAGAAATTCAAGATGGATTATTGGAATGTAATGGTAGCTCAGCGGGAGGATTGTTTTTGAGTTTTGCTGTTCCCGATGAAATAGAAAAAGGAGATATCGTTTTTAATGAAATCCTTTTTGATGCAGCTATTGATGATGGAGAATATATAGAATTGGTTAATGTTTCTGAGAAAATCCTAGAAACTGCGGGACTGAGTATTTCGAGAATAAAAGTGAATCAATACGATACCACTTGGTATATTGCCGATTTGGAAAGCGCTCTGCTATTCCCTATGGATTATATGGCCTATGCCGAATCCCCAACACAAGTACTCAAAGTCTATTATTCTGAACAACCTGAGCAAATCATGCAACTGAATAGCTTGCCCGATTTCCCCAATTCCGAAGGCCACATTCTTCTTCATTTAAGCTCCTCCACGGACAGTATTATTGATGAATTACAGTATAACGAAGACATGCATCACAGTTTATTAAAAGATACCAAAGGAGTTTCTTTAGAAAAAATAAGTTTGAATGGAGGGAATGCTTCTTCAAATTGGCATTCAGCTGCCAGCTCTGTTAACTATGGAACTCCAGGCTATCAGAATTCTCAGTATTTAGAGGAAGGCGAAAGTATATCTGCTTTTGAATTGGAACCAGAAGTTTTTTCGCCTGATAATGATGGTTATGAGGATGTTCTTCAAATACATTATCGCATGCAAGAGGTAGGTTATCAACTCAATTTAATCGTTTATGATGCACGAGGAAGACAAGTTAATCGCCTAGTAAAAAATGAGCTTTTAGCTACTGAAGGAACTTACTATTGGAATGGAGAAGACGAGAATGGCCAAAAAGCAGATATGGGAATTTATATCTTATTATTTGAATACTTCGACTTAGAAGGAAATGTAAAATCTGAGAAGTTATCTACTGTTTTGGGTGGGAAGTTGTAG